Genomic window (bacterium):
GAACGCCGGCCCGGCGATGTCGAGGTGCGCCCACGGCCGCTTCGCGTCGGCGAACGTCTCGAGGAACAGCGCCGCGGTGATCGCGCCGCCGAACCGGCCGCCGGTGTTCTTCATGTCGGCGACGTCGCTCTTCAGGCCGTCGCGGTACTCCTGGATCAGCGGCAGCCGCCAGAGCTTCTCGCCCGCGCGCGCCGCCGCCGCGGCGAGGTCCGCGGCCAGCGCGTCGCTGTTCGAGAAGAGACCGCTGCAGTTGTTCCCGAGCGCGACGCAGCAGGCGCCGGTCAGCGTCGCGACGTCCACCACCGCGTCCGCCTTGACCGTCGTCTTGGCGTAGTCGAGGAGGTCGGCGAGGACGAGGCGCCCTTCGGCGTCGGTGTTGTTGACCTCGACCGTCTTCCCGGCGCGCGTCACGAGGACGTCCCCCGGCTTGTAGGAGCGGCCGGAGACGAGGTTCTCCACCAGCCCGACGACGGCGTGCACCTCCACCGGGGCCTTCATCCGGGCCAGCGCGACGAGGGCGCCGACCGCGGCCGCGGCCCCGCCCATGTCGCACTTCATCGTGTCCATCCCATCGGCGTTCTTGAGGTCGTAGCCGCCGGCGTCGAACGTCACTCCCTTGCCGACGAACGCGACGCGCGCCTTGGCCCGCCCGCGCGGCTTGTAGACGACGTGCACGACGCGCGGCGTCCGCTCCGAGCCGCGGCCGACCGCGAGCAGCGCGTTCATCCCCTCCCGCTCGATCCGCGCCGGCTCGAAGACCCGCGCCCGCGCCGCCGTCCCCGCGACCGCGCGGACGATCTCCGCGGCCATCGTTTCGGGGTAGATCTCGGCGGCCGGGAGGTTGACGACGTCGCGCGCCCACTTCGCCGCCGCGACCAAGGCCGCCGCCGGCGCGAGGACCGCCGCGCCCGGCCCCTTCGGCCCGACGCAGATCGTCGCCTTGTCGAGGAGCGGCGTCCGCTTCGACGGTTCCGTCAGGAACGGCTCGAAGCGGTAAGCGCCCAGCGCGAGCCCTTCGGCGACGGCGCGGACGATCTCCTCGACGCCGAGCTTCCCCGCGGCGCGGGGCGGCGCGACGACGAGCGAGCCGACGCGCTCCTGCTGCGCGAGACGCGCCGCCGCCGCCGCCGCGCGGTGCAGCGTCTCGGCGTCGAGCCGGTCGGCCGCGCCGAGCCCGGCGACGAGCAGCAGCCGCGCCCCCTTGCCCGGGGCGAGCGGAACCATGAGCGTCTCGCCGCGCGCCCCCTTGTGCCGCCGGCGGCGCGCCGCCGCCTCGTACGCGGCGCGGTCCGCGGCCGCCGGCAGGGCGAGCGGGGCGCCCTCGAAACGGAACATCAACAGCCCTTCCGCGCGCACGGTCTCCGGCGCGCGGCGCGAGACTTCGATCCGCGGAAGCGTCATCGTCGATCCATCCTCTGCGCGCCGCTCAGCGGCGCAGCTTGTCGAGCAGGCGCGCGGCGACCGCGCCGGAACCCAGGCCGATCTCGTCCAGGAGCTGCTTGCGCGAGCCGTGGGCGACGAACCGGTCGGGAATGCCGAAGATCAGCGGCGGCGCGGCGAGGGGAATCCCCTCCTCGACGCAGGCCTCGCAGACCGCGGCGCCGAAGCCGCCGCGGACCGTGTTCTCTTCGAGCGTCGCGACGAGCCGCGCCCCCGGCGCGAGCCGCCGCAGCATCGCGACGTCGAGCGGCTTCACGAACCGCGCGTTGACGACCGTCGGCGAGTGGCCGGCGGCGCGCAGCTCCTTCGCCGCGGCCTTCGCCGTCTCGACCATCGTCCCGACCGCGAGGAGCGCGACCGTCCCGTCCCCTTCCTCGAGCAGCTCCCAGGAGCCGATCGGCAGGACGCGCGGCTCGCGGGTGCGCGGCGCGGGGGAGTTGTCGCGCGGGTAGCGGATCGAGAACGGGCCGTCGGTCCGCGCGTAGGCCGTCTCGAGCAGGTCGGCCAGCTCGTCGGCGTCCTTCGGCGCGGCGACGACCATCTCCGGGATCAGCCGCATGTAGGTCAGGTCGTAGCAGCCGTGGTGCGTCGGCCCGTCCGCGCCGGCGATGCCGCCGCGGTCGAGGCAGAAGACGACCGGCAAACGCTGCAGGGAGACGTCGTGGAAGATGTGGTCGAAGGCGCGCTGCAGGAACGTCGAGTAGATCGCGCAGAACGGCCGCATCCCCTGCGTCGCCATCCCCGCGGCGAACGTCACCGCGTGCCCTTCGGCGATCCCGACGTCGAAGAACCGCTCGGGGAACTTCTCCTGGAACTTCGGCAGCCCGGTGCCCGGGCACATCGCGGCGGTGATCGCCACGACGTCCTTGCGCCGTCCGGCGAGGTCGACGAGCGCGTCGCCGAAGGCGTTGGTGTAGGAGGGCGGCGTCGTCGCGTCGACCGGCTTCGGCGCGGCGAGCGGCTTCCCCGTCGCCGGGTCGAACGGCGTCACGCCGTGCCACTTCAGCGGGTTCGCCTCGGCCGGCGCGTAGCCCTTTCCCTTGTGGGTCAGGACGTGCAGCAGCACCGGCTCGCTCGCGCTCCGCTCCTTGACCTTCTTCAGCACGCCGACCAGCGCCGCCATGTCGTGGCCGTCGATCGGCCCGAAGTAGTCGAAGCCGAGCGCCTCGAACAGCGCGCCGGGAACGAGGGCGCCCTTGACGCTCTGCAGCGTGCGCCGCGCCATCTCCCCGACCGGCGCGCCGACCTTCGGCGGCAGCTTGCCGAGGACGCGCGCGATCTCCCCCTTCATCCGCTGGTAGTAGGGGTGCGTCGTCAGCGTCGTCAGGTAGTGGGCGACGGCGCCGACGTTCGGCGAGATCGACATCGCGTTGTCGTTGAGGACGACGATGAGGTCGCGGTGCGAGGCGCCGGCGTTGTTGAGCGCCTCGAAGGCGAGCCCGCCGGT
Coding sequences:
- the dxs gene encoding 1-deoxy-D-xylulose-5-phosphate synthase; this encodes MGVQVNDAGLLQAETGSEAMEDGAVGGGARADAKDGGRVERLASINDPADLRGLAVPELVELAAEVREFLIKSVAHHGGHFASSLGVVELTIALHYVFDTPRDLLVWDVGHQAYVHKMLTGRRDRFPTLRQYDGMSGFLKRDESEYDAFGAGHASTAPSAALGMAAGRDLKGERGRKVVAIIGDGSMTGGLAFEALNNAGASHRDLIVVLNDNAMSISPNVGAVAHYLTTLTTHPYYQRMKGEIARVLGKLPPKVGAPVGEMARRTLQSVKGALVPGALFEALGFDYFGPIDGHDMAALVGVLKKVKERSASEPVLLHVLTHKGKGYAPAEANPLKWHGVTPFDPATGKPLAAPKPVDATTPPSYTNAFGDALVDLAGRRKDVVAITAAMCPGTGLPKFQEKFPERFFDVGIAEGHAVTFAAGMATQGMRPFCAIYSTFLQRAFDHIFHDVSLQRLPVVFCLDRGGIAGADGPTHHGCYDLTYMRLIPEMVVAAPKDADELADLLETAYARTDGPFSIRYPRDNSPAPRTREPRVLPIGSWELLEEGDGTVALLAVGTMVETAKAAAKELRAAGHSPTVVNARFVKPLDVAMLRRLAPGARLVATLEENTVRGGFGAAVCEACVEEGIPLAAPPLIFGIPDRFVAHGSRKQLLDEIGLGSGAVAARLLDKLRR